In the Gossypium arboreum isolate Shixiya-1 chromosome 10, ASM2569848v2, whole genome shotgun sequence genome, one interval contains:
- the LOC108489418 gene encoding probable GTP diphosphokinase CRSH, chloroplastic translates to MVAITSVEALFPKLKVGECVPKSHLLPLSSSIPQQQRPFICRAEASASNASTATATALEQSGGGKMVVELVGAFNQLTQEINVLSSSSSRLLFKSLKLSIPILQALPHAPDGRRLLSKALSLALLLAHLQMDAEVISAGLLIQVVEAGAISIYQVRDRIGIGTAHLLHESLRLKNIPSKVDVLDDDSAAALRKFCLTYYDIRALILDLAVKLDTMRHLDYLPRYQQQMLSLEVLKIYSPLAHAVGTNYLSLELEDLSFRYLFPYSYLYVDTWLRSHETGNKSLIDIYKEELLQALKADPILADMVDGISVKGRYKSWYSTMKKLLRDGRKPEEVNDVLGLRVILNPRSGIDMSQVGERACYRTHEIVQSLWKEMPHRTKDYIARPKANGYKSLHMAVDVSDNGTPRPLMEIQIRTTEMDMLATGGTAAHSLYKGGLTDPEEAKRLKTIMIAAAELAALRLKDFPSTIHKGLEFGQGDEVFRLLDKNGDGKISIEELMEVMEELGASGEDAREMMQLLDSNSDGSLSTDEFDLFQKQVEFMRNLEDKDVKYKAMLNDKLQLADNSGLIQVYSKEFGDRLAN, encoded by the exons ATGGTGGCAATAACATCGGTGGAGGCGCTGTTCCCCAAATTAAAGGTGGGAGAATGCGTACCCAAATCCCATTTATTACCACTCTCATCATCTATTCCGCAGCAGCAGCGGCCATTCATTTGCAGAGCTGAAGCGTCGGCAAGTAATGCAAGTACGGCGACAGCGACTGCGTTGGAGCAGAGTGGAGGTGGGAAGATGGTGGTGGAGTTGGTAGGAGCCTTCAACCAGTTGACCCAGGAGATCAACGTGTTATCCAGCAGCTCCTCTCGCTTGCTTTTCAAGTCTCTCAAGCTCTCCATCCCCATCTTGCAGGCCTTGCCTCACGCTCCGGATGGTCGCCGTCTTCTCTCTAAGGCCTTGTCTCTCGCTCTCCTTCTCGCCCATCTCCAG ATGGATGCCGAAGTTATTTCAGCTGGTTTACTCATCCAAGTTGTGGAAGCAGGTGCCATTTCCATCTACCAAGTCCGAGATCGTATTGGTATCGGTACTGCTCATCTTTTGCATGAAAGCTTGCGTTTGAAGAATATCCCTTCCAAAGTTGATGTTTTGGATGATGACAGTGCGGCCGCCCTCCGAAAATTTTGTCTTACTTACTATGACATCAGGGCTCTCATTTTGGACCTTGCTGTCAAGCTCGATACGATGAGGCATCTTGATTACCTCCCAAGGTATCAGCAGCAAATGCTTTCTCTCGAGGTTCTGAAGATATATTCCCCCTTGGCTCATGCTGTGGGAACCAACTACTTGTCGCTGGAGCTCGAGGATCTCTCCTTCCGTTATCTCTTTCCTTATTCATACCTATACGTTGATACATGGCTACGAAGCCATGAGACTGGAAATAAGTCTCTGATTGACATATACAAGGAAGAGCTGCTCCAAGCTTTGAAAGCTGATCCTATCTTAGCTGACATGGTCGATGGTATATCTGTTAAGGGCCGCTACAAAAGCTGGTACAGCACAATGAAGAAGCTCTTGAGAGATGGGCGTAAGCCGGAAGAAGTAAACGATGTTCTCGGATTACGAGTCATATTGAACCCTAGGTCTGGCATAGACATGTCACAAGTAGGTGAAAGAGCATGCTATAGGACACACGAAATAGTTCAATCGTTATGGAAAGAAATGCCTCATAGAACAAAAGACTATATTGCAAGGCCCAAAGCAAATGGGTATAAGAGCTTGCATATGGCAGTGGATGTAAGCGACAATGGAACACCTAGACCACTTATGGAAATACAAATACGCACTACGGAAATGGACATGTTAGCCACAGGTGGAACTGCAGCCCATTCATTGTACAAAGGTGGCCTAACTGATCCAGAAGAG GCAAAGAGACTTAAGACCATAATGATTGCAGCAGCAGAACTTGCTGCACTGCGGCTTAAAGATTTCCCATCCACAATTCATAAAGGCCTCGAGTTTGGTCAAGGAGATGAAGTATTCCGCCTTCTCGACAAGAATGGTGACGGGAAGATTAGCATCGAAGAACTAATGGAAGTTATGGAAGAGCTTGGTGCATCAGGGGAAGATGCCCGAGAAATGATGCAGCTCCTTGACTCAAACAGTGATGGTTCTCTAAGTACTGATGAATTTGACTTGTTCCAAAAACAG GTTGAATTTATGCGTAATTTAGAGGACAAAGATGTGAAATACAAGGCAATGTTGAACGACAAGCTCCAACTAGCAGACAACAGTGGGTTGATTCAGGTATATAGTAAAGAATTTGGTGACAGGCTTGCGAATTAG